The window TTTTTTGTTTGTGTACTCCTATAATGTATTGCACCATACTCAATATGTATGTCcaatatttaaaataaataaaaatgaatgacATATCTTATAGAAATACTTGTAATTATTATTTGTTTAATAACTAGTATAAAATCGTTCGATAGTTCCTTCCTTGCCCTAATTATTATTTTACAACGTAAACAAGACAGCACTTTTATTCTGAAGGATTCCAAAAATTCGTGACCTGGAAGTACTTCACAGCAGTGCATCGTTGGATACTTTCAAAGGTAAGCAACGGTTGTAGCTCGTTATAAGTATACatttgtacatttatttttacCTCGGCTTTTCATGTTCATACCCAAATGATTTAAAAAACACTTTCATGAACACCTAAgacaacattataatactattTTAGCATGGTCTCGGAAAATGTCTGCTAtcttatttttttccccctcgcGTTTGTTTTGTCTGCATTGCTTGACTAAAGTTTTAGCTACTTTGCTTGTTATATTTGCCGAGTTTCTGGTTAGTTGTCATTTTCTTTACTGTTCTGTAAAACATATAGTGAATGTTTGTTAGGTAACTGAATATCTGATTTGTTGTACCTCTCTTGCCCTCATAATTCCGCGATGGCAAAGCCCGCCAGCCTTCCCAGCTAGCACGCTAAATCATAATTAAGGTTCCCCAATCATTTGAGACACGGCGCATTTTTATTAAATTAGTTTAAGCTGGGTAGTTATTGAAACAAATACCCAAAGGTTCACGTTTTCTAGCTATTAGTTTCCAATTAACATTAAGGGTGGGTTCGTAAATTAACTCTGGCTATAAAGTCTGAGTGCCATAGCGCAGAATaattgatgaatttatgaacggCCAGAgcgcactccagattgaatttacgaacacactgGACTGTGTGTGGACCTCAGTTCGTcgttcaatcacccacgtgggtatgtGATCCTTaacaccaatgaggagatgggagaggcgggacttgcaacGCTTTAAGCGTCACAATAGAACTATGTTCtgttttagcgcctggctacacAGATGCGCGTGAGCATTGTAGGTGCAATCAACAAGGcaggttttgtcgcacctggactattgttcagtcatgttatcaggtgccacaaaaagggactAAGGAAAATTGCATTTGGCTCAGAAcacttggatgtacacagagagctactattaatgtcaatctctcctgatTCAAAGTGGAGGAGGTTGAATGcacagagctgtctgtttgaactactggcgtaCAGCTCTGACACCCATGCTACAATAGGTCTTTTCACAGTCtgcaagtccagaacagactatgggaggtgcacagtactacacagatccatgactacatggaattcTATCCCACATCAAGTAATTGATGCAGTAAAATTGGATTAAAACgaccagataaaaatacaccttatggaacagcggggactctgaagcaacacaaacatgggcacagacacatgcattcacacacacaataacatacacacgtacacatggattttgtactgtagatatgtagtaGTGGTGAAGTAGGGGCCTgtgggcacacagtgtgttgtgaaatctgttaatgtattgtaatgtttttaaaatggtataaactgccttaattaagctggaacccaggaagagtagctgcagcagctaatggggatccataaatacaaatgattgaataacatgtatgtgtaaatgtattttgcaacgctcgcgcatGTGACGTGGCCAGTGTGGTAAGCATGTAAGAGTAAAATAAGACCATGCTGCAGATATTAATGTATTCCCGTATATGATTCCTATATTTTGGTTACAGCTAAACTTTTTTGTTTTGCTGGGTGGATTCAGGTGTCAAAATGGAGTTCGGTAACGTTATGTTGGATATAGAGCAGGTTGTTCTGGGGGAAGAGGTGATGACCAGTACCACAGCATCCATCATCAAACCACAGACTGTCCCTGCTCTCCAACCCTGTAAGCACTCATTTTATTATTTCAGATCGTTGTTCATATGTATGAATTTCAGGTGCAGTattggtgcggcaggtagcctagtggttagagcgttgggccagtaattggaaaggttgctagatcgaatccccgagctgacaaggtaaaaatctgtcgttctgcccctaaacaaggcagttaacccactgttcctaggccgaataagaatttgttcttaactgacttgcctagttaataaagattaaataaataaatctcttATTGCAGATCAGCTTGACAGCGTACAGTGTTTTCAGTGCTTCATTACATTCTGTAATGCCAAGTCCAAGGAGAGACACATGAGGAAGAGCCATGGTGAGGAATACAAGCagtcgctccagcaggtatggaACGGAGAAAATAAATGCaagagtagggtgaagttgcccctagatgctggTTTTGGGTGAGTTTAGCGTTTTCCTCAGTAGTGATTAAGTTTAAGATTTTGGGGGTAGGGGGAGCTGATTCTACAACTGTACgatgtacctaggggaaacttcaccccgtAGCTGCAAAGCACACAGCAAAATGCTGTAGGCCTATATGCACAGCATAACTAAGACACTGTTAATTATTTGCTGTTTTATGTTATTCTGCAGACAGATACGCTGTTCACCTGTTATGTGTGCGATCgtaccttctcctcctctgaggagctgACGCAGCACCAGGCCTCACACAGCCTGGAAGACAAGCCCTTCCGCTGCACCCACTGCCAGGGAAGCTTCCGGACTTTCTCTGAGGTGAGAGTGGTCTTTCAATGGAAGGTGTAAAGTTTTAGTCTGTAATGACTTTTAGTTAAGTGTAAGTGCCCCAGTAATCTCatttaacccagaactaaaatcttgcGTAATTTAAGTGATTTCAATGGCGCTTTATCCAATCAGATTTTTTGAATGCAATTTCAAACCAAAATAATTGatcaatttctgcatttcctgcactttTGTTATCATTTATGCATTGCCACGCAGGGTTGCATGGTATTGGCAAAAAATCTAGGCCTAGTTAattggtgaactgttggaatcatggaaatataatgaGTATAGTGAGCACCACCTTGAATACATAGTTTGACATGGCAACAAATGAATAAGTCGGGGAGTTATTATTGACAGGGTAGGGACTAAAGTGTTGCTTAGTTTTTCCATGGGACCCTAATTAGATGGTACATTACAGGTTTTCTTACCtcatgtagttagctagctaacatattcaTGCTTCACCAATATAATTCCTATCTGATTTAAAAGATACTGTTGGAAAAACAACATATCTTGGCATACACCAGCACTGGTACTAACTAGGCTATATTAGCTAgttacgtttgctctgactcttAGTAcatttagccagctaactagcgattAACATTAGCGGCTAGTGATTTATTTACAACTTGCTAAGACAAACTACCAGACAGTAGTTTGCAGAAaataagatacacacacacacacacacaaaccaatagtgtaattatagaacgctTGTGGAAAGCACCATTGTTCTCACCAACATATTTttgcatctatctgaccatgcaGGCGTCAGAGTGAACAGCAAGAAAGTACTCATGACTCCATGGTGGAGCAACTGCTCTCTCATTGAGTGACGGGGCGGGGCTAGGTGTGTGAAGCGGCatgcagcaggaggagagggagaaaggcaaCTCAAGTAGCAAATGGAGTAAACTATAATAACGGACATCATACATTCTGGAGTTGCGTATCACATTTAAAAACCAAGCATTGAAATACCATTTATAGAAGGTCAAGTAAATCTCTGTAGTGCATCTACCTTCTGTTGTCCATTGGTGCCTCTGTCTCCATGTTTGTTTCCTCAAGGTGGCCTGAGCCCAGGATTTCTGTTAGCCAGTAATGGCCAACTTTTGGCtgcgtaaaaaaaaaaagcagataaGTACTTTTCCCGGTCAATTGTccgaaaaaataaataaatccattGCTAAATGATGCattttagcctattcattgattGAAATACCAGTTGATGTAGTGTGAGAGCTCAAACAACTTTGTTGCTGTTGGATTGAAACGTGCTTTAATATGCCCAATCATTGTGCAACAATTCTAAAGGTAAAAAAAGccaacaacaaaaacaatggCCGCgattaaacatttatttattttatttctcaaATGGTAATTGAAGCATGCTTCTCATTCACCATTCAAGTGCATAGACACCTAGTTAGGCTTCAGTGCAccacacaccactttgcaatgggctggaggcagtatgcatttaaaaaatatatacttatatatacttAATTGTGTGAAACCTGAACATTTTactacatattatgaggcatgtcttaccttgcttcaatgTAGCCAAGCCAAAATCCAATAAAACGTGCAGACAATTATTTTATAGTCCTCCATATGCCATTGTAGCCTTTTTCTCTCATGTTCTACTGGTTTTCAAATAAACTTTCTTTTATTGTTCAGTATCCAAAGTCACAATCCTATTCATATTAGCTACTCATGCTAGTTGTTGCGTATTTAGATCTTCTCTCTTTCTAAATTTCGAACAGATATTTTCATCTCTGTCGCATGATGggcatagcccatctgtaaatagcccgtccaattacctcatccccatactgtatttatttatcttgctcctttgcaccccagtatctctataaggcacattcatcttctgcacatctatcactccagtgtttaattggtatattgtaaatACTTGTAAGATAGCCATGGCCTACTATTCCTAGTTTTCATAGTCATAATTTTTGTCTAGAAGTATAACTCAATCATTGTTTAGAGTAGGCCTAGACTATAGGCCAGTGGTTCTCAGCTGGTTTTGCCTTGGGACCCAAATTGAACCAGGTAGTCTGCCACGACCGAATATTTGCTTTGCGAAAAAGAATCGCCAAAATAGAATCTGGAAAACGATTTTTAATGCTGTATTGATATAGTAAATGTAGCAATTTTATGAGAGGAGAACAACATTCCCACCATTTTCAAGAATACAATTTTGACAATATTATTGATGAAGAATGTTAATAAACTCACTGGCTTGAGACCACAAAATATTGCTGCTAATAACTCTATACTGAAAATACTGTGATTGTGACCCtttatatgactggagacatGAGCATAATCTTCTTTAATATGACACAAATTACAGGGTAACCTTCTCTGCTGACACTAacaaacagatcaataaaaacaacatTGTCTGAGTCATATATTAGGCCTATGAAAAGGAGAGACACAAATACAATTTGACATCATCTAACCTGAAGGAGAAATTATTGTATTAAACAAGAAGTGGCACTAACCCAATGATAAAGACAGTaaatatggacacttactgaGGACATGGCCAATATTCTTTGCTGGTGCCAATAAGATAGGCTACTCTTTGCTTAATTAAGTTTAACATTTTCATAACTAAAAGACAGATTGGAGACTTGTCATTGTCTTCTCTTTACAGCAATAGCCATTTGTTTTCCAAACAGTTTTTCTGCAATTGTATTTTTAAATATTATGGTCTGCCTGGCTGGGTCTctatgcttttcactgacagtctCAACTTGTCAATCACCCAAATTGCGGGCCCTTCCGACTGTAGGCTATGTCATTTTAAACAATCAACAGCTTTTGATTTTTAAATAAGTTAATGATCCTCTATGGCAAAATCATGCTTTCTGGTGTAGTAGCCTATTTTAAATCATTGAATGTATTTCTGTATAGACAGTATGCTAATTAGGATGTATCATTTTGGAAATTCAATTAACTTTTGGTAAAGCTCAGCTTCCCCGAGCCTTATGGACGCGCCGTCTATGTATTCTAATATCTTCAGATTGCTCATGGGAGTTAGGTAAGAATAAGGCACCccgttgcatgttctgttaagatgaattaccATAAACTAAATGTGTTTTCTGTCATTCTAAGAATCGTAGGTGGAAGCCCTAATCATATTACCCaaccaatgcatatgggtccggtACCTTTTTTAAATGTCGGGTAAATTATAATGCTGCCAGGCGAATGTCTGGCGCTACATTTTCATAACGGAAACCCTGCCTGAACCTCTTTGTAATTTTTTATCACTTGATttctctcacagttgacagtccaCCGGCGACAGCTGTGCAAGGAGCGTCAGTGTGTGTGCAAGAACTGTGGCATGGTATTGCGGGGCCCAAACCAGTTACACACCCACTGCCTCACCCAGCACCCCCAGCtgatggaagaggaggatgatgacACCAAGACTCATCGTTGTGGCAAGTGCGGCCGCAGGTTTGAGATGGAGGTGGAGCTTGTGCTGCACCAGGAGAACTTTGTGGGTCATCGGCATTGCGACGCAAAAGTCCCAGCCAAAAAACGCGGACGCCCTCCCAAGAAAGTGTCTGTGGCTGAGCCAAAGTCTGCTGAGCGAGAGGCAGCTAATGGAGAGAAGAGTGGGAAAGctgatgatgggggagaggagCTTGTGGCAAAAGGAGGGAAACGACCAGGTCTACCCCATAAGGAGGAGCTCCAAATTCCCTGTCCTGAAGCTGAGTGTGACCTCATGTTCTCCTCTGTTGCCCTTCTCCGGGCCCACAAGAAGGAGAAGCACAGACGGCCACCTCTCAAGACTCACCCCTGCTCTGAGTGTGAAGAGAGCTATACTCGACCGGAGCAGCTCATAGCCCACATGGCCATGGCTCACGGCTACGGCCAACACAACTGCCCCACCTGCGGCAAGACCTTTGGCCGGGAGAGCAACCTAAAGGCACACCAGAAGACCCACTGAGGGAGAAGAGGCAACAGACAAAGAAAATAGATAATCTGGGGAAAGGGGAATGTCATCATGGACAATTTATGTAAtggttaaaggtgcaatatgcagaaattgcttaccattttctggttgctaaaattctaatagtttgcctaattttagtttgtgacaaaacaagcaatgtatagCATAGATAATCATTCTACCatttaaaccactgtgaaatatattgtcAGCTGTTTGAAACTGGTGTACAAACCCAAAAGTGAAAGCCACAAAATGAAACTTATGGGAgtcatagaaatagcgcacatagaacatatccactgcttcttagacttgctttcgatGAGTTGCTTGCTTTCTATAACTAATATTTCTATGTGGATTTGGTCGGGTTACCTAAAAAGTTACATGCTGCAGCTTTTAAGGGTTTGGAAAATATAATTTGGTTAAAACAGGCATTGATGTGGGTGGGTTTTTTTATGTTCAAGATGGGAGTTTGGAGTGAGTGACATACCATTATGGATAAGCACTCGGTTGGATCATTAGCTTGTTCCTGGTTGCTCCCACTGATTATTTTGAAATGCTTTTCGAACCCTCTAATGATGTGTACATGATCGTGAATTTCAACTGCCAGCCCCATTCCAGGGTAGGAATCTATTTCCATATTACCTCAAATGTGAGCAGATTTAGTAACTTATCATATTGATTTTAGTAGGAAATCAATGGGTTTTATGGTtagcattttagtcatttagcagatgcgcttatccagagcaacttacaggagcaattagggttaagttctttgctcaagggcacatcaacagatttgtcagctcgggattcgacctttcagttactggcccatcgCTCTTAATCGCTGGGCAACCTACCGCCTTCAACATTCACTCATCATTTAGTTTACGTTCCTGTCAAGGCATCTTCTGAtcatgtaaatgtatatatattggTCCGGAGAATATATGGTTCTGTGAAGGATGTCGTTGTTGTGATATGATCTTGTACTTTTTTCATCCATAATTAAAGAGTAAGGAGTGATTTTTAAATTGCAGTCTGTAATTTATGGGAATTTGAGGTTATGGGAAACTAGTGTGTGAACCTGAAATTAATGGAAAAGATGAGTACTGAGTAAGATTGTATGGTGCTTATCTTTTCCATTTATTGCGGCTGTGGCAGAAGGAGCTAGTGAGGATGGAGAATGAGGAGGAAATCAAAAGGCAGAAAAAGGAAAAGATCAAGGGTGAatgaaggttaaaaaaaaagaagcctAAAATAAGGCAACTGCTTGTAGTTGAGAATGGGAAAGAGGAGAATAACACCTGGAACCAGCTAAGGAGTGACCTAGAGATTAACCTGGCTAAGAGGAGTGGGGGAGAAAAGGAGATGGGCTAAGGAGGGATGGGTCCAGGTCAAAACCATTCTGGAGAAGAGCAGCAGAGAAACAGAAAAGAGGGATGGTGCTGTGGAGGAGGAAAAGAGTAGATAGGTTTACGAGGGATTGGTCGAGAAGCAGTAGAGAAACAGGATA of the Oncorhynchus kisutch isolate 150728-3 linkage group LG17, Okis_V2, whole genome shotgun sequence genome contains:
- the LOC109907620 gene encoding zinc finger protein 572-like — its product is MEFGNVMLDIEQVVLGEEVMTSTTASIIKPQTVPALQPYQLDSVQCFQCFITFCNAKSKERHMRKSHGEEYKQSLQQTDTLFTCYVCDRTFSSSEELTQHQASHSLEDKPFRCTHCQGSFRTFSELTVHRRQLCKERQCVCKNCGMVLRGPNQLHTHCLTQHPQLMEEEDDDTKTHRCGKCGRRFEMEVELVLHQENFVGHRHCDAKVPAKKRGRPPKKVSVAEPKSAEREAANGEKSGKADDGGEELVAKGGKRPGLPHKEELQIPCPEAECDLMFSSVALLRAHKKEKHRRPPLKTHPCSECEESYTRPEQLIAHMAMAHGYGQHNCPTCGKTFGRESNLKAHQKTH